From the Leifsonia sp. AG29 genome, one window contains:
- a CDS encoding PadR family transcriptional regulator — MPDSRILTPLAVAALALLAEGPSHPYEMYQTLVQRAEDRIVKVRPGSLYHTVDRLASAGLVRATGTEREGNRPERTTYEITEAGSLALAERVAEIIGTPVNEYPEFPLGLGESHNLPLETVVALLQKRVSLIRADIAVLDHAIETVRRKGIPDKYWLDVRYMRALEAADAAVLEDLISDLETGSVSWSDVLHERRTPAWNAN; from the coding sequence ATGCCCGACTCCCGCATCCTCACGCCCCTGGCGGTCGCAGCGCTCGCGCTGCTCGCCGAGGGTCCGTCGCACCCGTACGAGATGTACCAGACCCTGGTGCAGCGGGCGGAGGATCGGATCGTCAAGGTCCGGCCGGGCTCGCTCTACCACACGGTCGATCGGCTCGCGTCGGCCGGCCTGGTGCGCGCCACCGGCACCGAGCGCGAGGGCAACCGGCCCGAGCGCACCACGTACGAGATCACGGAGGCCGGCTCCCTGGCCCTCGCCGAGCGGGTCGCCGAGATCATCGGGACACCGGTCAACGAGTACCCCGAGTTCCCCCTGGGGCTCGGCGAGTCGCACAACCTCCCGCTCGAGACCGTCGTCGCGCTTCTCCAGAAGCGCGTTTCGCTCATCCGAGCTGACATCGCCGTGCTCGACCACGCCATCGAGACCGTCCGGAGGAAGGGCATCCCGGACAAGTACTGGCTCGACGTGCGCTACATGCGCGCCCTGGAGGCGGCCGACGCCGCCGTCCTCGAAGACCTGATCTCCGACCTCGAGACGGGCTCCGTCTCGTGGTCCGACGTCCTCCACGAAAGAAGAACACCCGCATGGAACGCGAACTGA
- a CDS encoding uracil-DNA glycosylase: MLDRFFDLIREVPAPADAELLYGFDEEGRRRERNLRRYLSLPHAPVLFLGEAPGWRGMTVTGVPFTSVREAEAGVVPGLELPGQPQAPWEASSRVFWATMAQWSGPLPISWPVYPHHPFEAGRPLTNRTPRVSEVRAGAPVARELVAALGIETIVAVGRKAQGALAEAGIDAPAIRHPAQGGARQFTEQLLALNRAVVSS, translated from the coding sequence ATGCTCGACCGCTTCTTCGACCTGATCCGCGAGGTCCCCGCGCCCGCCGACGCGGAGCTGCTGTACGGGTTCGACGAGGAGGGGCGCAGACGCGAGCGCAACCTCCGACGCTACCTCTCCCTCCCTCACGCGCCGGTCCTGTTCCTGGGGGAGGCGCCGGGCTGGCGCGGCATGACCGTGACCGGCGTCCCGTTCACCTCCGTCCGCGAGGCGGAGGCCGGGGTGGTCCCGGGTCTCGAACTGCCCGGGCAGCCGCAGGCGCCCTGGGAGGCGTCGAGTCGCGTCTTCTGGGCGACCATGGCGCAGTGGTCGGGCCCCCTCCCCATCAGCTGGCCCGTCTATCCGCATCACCCGTTCGAAGCGGGCCGGCCGCTCACGAACCGGACTCCCCGGGTCTCGGAGGTGCGCGCCGGCGCCCCCGTGGCGCGCGAACTCGTGGCTGCGCTCGGCATCGAGACGATCGTCGCCGTCGGTCGCAAGGCCCAGGGGGCGTTGGCCGAAGCGGGGATCGATGCGCCCGCGATCCGGCACCCGGCGCAGGGAGGCGCGCGTCAGTTCACGGAGCAGCTCCTCGCCCTGAACCGAGCGGTGGTTTCCTCTTGA
- a CDS encoding alcohol dehydrogenase catalytic domain-containing protein, translating into MTPRVVEPPAQLGMGVSVYPSATAMVWPGERHAHEAVAVPGVRLAPGDALMEVELATVCDSDIEMVQGHRPAPTPLVLGHEQIGRVVALGRGGAKTTDGHRLALGQRVVWSAAVPCGRCARCRRGLSQKCLSLQKYGHERMRRGWELSGGFATHTHVLAGTPIVPVPEGVPAEILAPASCSTATVVAALEAAEAIVPLEGALVLVAGAGMSGLTAAALASDAGARVVVADEAPERREAALAFGAAGAADPGASPETKTGLAHVLAKVGGKASAPTIALELSGSAGGARSLIGALDAGGVLVVVGSLSPGPELAVAPEQLVNRLLTIRGVHNYTPRHLERAVRFLVENADRFPFAEQVGTVFPLAEVDAALAATGYPRVGVRP; encoded by the coding sequence GTGACGCCCCGCGTCGTGGAGCCGCCGGCGCAGCTGGGCATGGGGGTCAGCGTCTATCCGTCGGCCACCGCGATGGTCTGGCCGGGCGAGCGGCACGCGCACGAGGCGGTCGCCGTCCCCGGAGTGCGCCTCGCGCCCGGCGATGCGCTGATGGAGGTGGAACTCGCCACCGTCTGCGACTCCGACATCGAGATGGTCCAGGGCCATCGCCCGGCGCCGACACCGCTGGTCCTGGGTCACGAGCAGATCGGCCGCGTCGTCGCCCTCGGCCGCGGGGGCGCCAAGACCACCGACGGGCACCGGCTGGCGCTCGGGCAGCGCGTCGTCTGGTCGGCTGCGGTGCCGTGCGGCCGGTGCGCCCGGTGCCGCCGGGGGCTCTCGCAGAAGTGCCTCAGCCTCCAGAAGTACGGACACGAGCGGATGCGCCGCGGATGGGAGCTGTCGGGCGGGTTCGCCACGCACACCCACGTCCTCGCCGGGACGCCGATCGTCCCGGTCCCCGAGGGCGTCCCGGCCGAGATCCTGGCCCCCGCCTCCTGCTCGACCGCGACCGTGGTCGCAGCCCTCGAGGCGGCCGAAGCGATCGTGCCGCTCGAGGGAGCGCTCGTCCTGGTCGCCGGTGCTGGCATGTCCGGGCTCACGGCGGCCGCGCTCGCGAGCGACGCCGGTGCACGCGTGGTCGTCGCCGACGAAGCGCCGGAGCGCCGCGAGGCCGCGCTGGCCTTCGGTGCGGCGGGAGCAGCCGACCCGGGCGCCTCCCCGGAGACCAAGACCGGGCTCGCGCACGTCCTGGCGAAGGTGGGAGGCAAGGCGTCGGCGCCGACCATCGCCCTCGAGCTCAGCGGCAGCGCGGGCGGAGCGCGGTCGCTCATCGGCGCCCTCGATGCGGGCGGCGTCCTCGTGGTTGTCGGCTCGCTCTCGCCGGGGCCGGAGCTCGCGGTGGCTCCCGAGCAGCTCGTCAACCGCCTCCTCACCATCCGCGGCGTCCACAACTACACGCCGCGCCACCTCGAGCGGGCCGTGCGGTTCCTCGTCGAGAACGCCGATCGCTTCCCGTTCGCCGAGCAGGTCGGGACCGTCTTCCCGCTCGCCGAAGTCGATGCCGCGCTCGCCGCAACCGGGTATCCCCGTGTCGGTGTCCGGCCGTAG
- a CDS encoding HAD family hydrolase, producing MTPDGLITSEFDDAAIIDPVARRRDDEWHDGEDEPDDDDLVDLELVVFDLIGALVADDGLTERAFAVAAATAGLGRDATERHRATAYFRSASGQSTLSVFRALAGDEDQAQHANAVFESSYADLAATEGLRPLAGAEELVERLQDIGVRVAIATGFSRATLDAVLDALDWRDLADVTLTPAEAGRGRPYPDLALAALLRTGASSVESMVVVGSTTSDVASGAAAGAGLVVGVLGGAHDERALLAAGADAVISSVAELPELLGQPVIR from the coding sequence ATGACCCCCGACGGCCTCATTACGAGCGAGTTCGACGACGCCGCGATCATCGACCCGGTGGCGCGCCGGCGGGATGACGAGTGGCACGACGGGGAGGACGAACCCGACGATGACGATCTCGTCGACCTCGAACTCGTCGTGTTCGACCTCATCGGCGCACTCGTCGCCGACGACGGCCTGACTGAACGCGCCTTCGCCGTCGCGGCGGCGACCGCCGGCCTCGGGCGGGATGCGACCGAGCGGCACCGAGCGACGGCCTACTTCCGCTCCGCGTCGGGCCAATCGACGCTGTCGGTCTTCCGTGCGCTCGCCGGTGATGAGGACCAGGCGCAGCACGCCAACGCCGTCTTCGAATCCAGCTACGCCGACCTCGCGGCCACCGAGGGTCTCCGCCCGCTGGCGGGTGCCGAGGAGCTCGTCGAGAGGCTGCAGGACATCGGAGTGCGCGTCGCCATCGCGACCGGCTTCTCGCGGGCGACGCTCGATGCGGTCCTCGACGCTCTCGACTGGCGCGACCTCGCCGACGTCACGCTCACGCCGGCCGAGGCCGGACGCGGCCGTCCCTATCCGGATCTCGCCCTGGCGGCGCTCCTCCGCACCGGCGCGTCGAGTGTCGAATCGATGGTCGTGGTGGGCAGCACGACGAGCGATGTCGCCTCCGGCGCAGCCGCGGGCGCGGGGCTCGTCGTGGGCGTCCTCGGCGGAGCGCACGACGAGCGGGCGCTGCTCGCCGCCGGGGCCGACGCCGTCATCTCGAGCGTCGCGGAACTGCCGGAGCTGCTCGGCCAGCCGGTCATCCGGTGA
- the kynA gene encoding tryptophan 2,3-dioxygenase, with translation MTAGDNTRELDPGIVTDFRQRMSYGSYLDLDTLLSAQHPVSVPEHHDELLFIIQHQTTELWLKLVLHELESARDLLRADRLPPALKRIARVKHIQRTLTEQWSVLATLTPTEYAEFRGFLGNSSGFQSFQYRAVEFVLGNKNARMLSVFADDAEAQGRLSELLEAPSIYDEFLRYLARAGFDVPRGVLDRDVTQAHVMTPELVPVFREIYENASEHWSEYEACEEFVDLEDNFQLWRFRHLKTVQRTIGMKTGTGGSTGAAFLQKALDLTFFPELFAVRTEIGAPS, from the coding sequence ATGACCGCGGGCGACAATACCCGGGAGCTCGATCCCGGCATCGTGACCGACTTCCGGCAGCGGATGTCGTACGGCTCCTATCTCGACCTCGACACGCTCCTGAGCGCTCAGCACCCGGTCAGCGTTCCGGAGCACCACGACGAGCTGCTGTTCATCATCCAGCACCAGACCACGGAGCTCTGGCTGAAGCTGGTCCTCCACGAGCTCGAGTCGGCGCGAGACCTCCTCCGCGCCGATCGGCTCCCTCCCGCGCTCAAGCGCATCGCACGCGTCAAGCACATCCAGCGCACCCTGACGGAGCAGTGGTCGGTGCTCGCGACGCTCACTCCCACCGAGTACGCCGAGTTCCGCGGCTTCCTCGGCAACTCCTCCGGCTTCCAGTCCTTCCAGTACCGGGCCGTGGAGTTCGTTCTGGGCAACAAGAACGCGCGCATGCTCAGCGTCTTCGCCGACGACGCCGAGGCGCAGGGCCGGCTGTCGGAGCTGCTGGAGGCGCCGAGCATCTACGACGAGTTCCTGCGTTACCTGGCGAGGGCCGGCTTCGACGTTCCGCGGGGCGTCCTCGACCGCGACGTCACGCAGGCCCACGTGATGACTCCGGAACTCGTCCCCGTCTTCCGCGAGATCTACGAGAACGCCTCCGAGCACTGGTCCGAGTACGAGGCCTGCGAGGAGTTCGTCGACCTGGAGGACAACTTCCAGTTGTGGAGGTTCCGCCACCTCAAGACGGTGCAGCGCACGATCGGCATGAAGACCGGGACCGGGGGGTCGACCGGCGCCGCGTTCCTGCAGAAGGCCCTCGACCTCACGTTCTTCCCCGAGCTCTTCGCGGTGCGCACCGAGATCGGCGCCCCGTCATGA